The following proteins come from a genomic window of Nocardiopsis sp. YSL2:
- a CDS encoding carbohydrate ABC transporter permease yields the protein MLWLAVVGVPLYALLVATFQRSENYTSEGPLTPPSDPTLHNYATAIENGLLGFVLNTAIVTLAVVVIVVALSATAGYAVVRSRTRWTNGVFRAFLLGLAIPSQAVIIPVYLIIVEMGLYDSLTAIVLPTAAFALPVCMLILVGSMRDISEELYEAMALDGAGSVRTFVQLVVPLSRPGLSTVAVYSALQAWNGFLFPLILTQSYDKRLITMGLFEFQGEYRVDVPGLLTAVVLSTVPLFIVYLVARRSLVAGLMGVGGK from the coding sequence CTGCTGTGGCTGGCCGTCGTGGGCGTGCCGCTGTACGCCCTGCTCGTGGCCACCTTCCAGCGCAGCGAGAACTACACCTCCGAGGGGCCGCTGACGCCGCCGAGCGACCCGACCCTGCACAACTACGCCACCGCGATCGAGAACGGACTCCTGGGCTTCGTGCTCAACACCGCGATCGTCACCCTGGCCGTGGTGGTGATCGTGGTGGCGCTGTCGGCGACCGCCGGGTACGCCGTGGTGCGCTCGCGCACCCGGTGGACCAACGGGGTCTTCCGCGCCTTCCTGCTGGGGCTGGCGATCCCGTCCCAGGCGGTCATCATCCCCGTCTACCTCATCATCGTGGAGATGGGCCTGTACGACTCGCTGACCGCGATCGTGCTGCCCACGGCGGCGTTCGCGCTGCCGGTCTGCATGCTGATCCTGGTCGGGTCCATGCGCGACATCTCCGAGGAGCTGTACGAGGCCATGGCCCTGGACGGCGCCGGATCGGTGCGCACCTTCGTCCAACTGGTGGTGCCGCTGTCCAGGCCCGGGCTGAGCACCGTGGCGGTCTACTCCGCGCTCCAGGCGTGGAACGGCTTCCTGTTCCCCCTCATCCTCACCCAGTCGTACGACAAGCGGCTCATCACGATGGGGCTCTTCGAGTTCCAGGGCGAGTACCGGGTCGACGTGCCCGGCCTGCTCACCGCCGTGGTGCTGTCCACCGTTCCGCTCTTCATCGTCTACCTGGTGGCACGCCGTTCGCTGGTGGCCGGGCTGATGGGGGTCGGCGGCAAGTGA